The Rhodoferax sediminis genome has a segment encoding these proteins:
- a CDS encoding fumarylacetoacetate hydrolase family protein: protein MKHARIVLDGIAHDATERDGQLLLADGRLVAPGAVTWLPPLSATPRPRTIFALGLNYADHAKELAFKAPEEPLVFLKSESTLTGNRSFTRRPAGVQFMHYECELTVVVGRTARKVKRDDAYDFIAGYTVANDYAIRDYLENWYRPNLRVKNRDACTPLGPWRVDAADIANPMALALQTTVNGLVTQSGNTQGMIFDVPFLIEYFSSFMTLQPGDLILTGTPDGVVDCLPGDVIVTEIEGIGALTNTIEQGPA, encoded by the coding sequence ATGAAACACGCACGCATTGTTCTGGACGGCATCGCGCACGACGCCACGGAACGCGACGGCCAGCTGCTGCTAGCCGATGGCCGCCTGGTGGCGCCCGGCGCCGTGACCTGGCTGCCGCCGCTGAGCGCCACGCCGCGCCCGCGCACCATCTTCGCGCTGGGCCTGAACTACGCCGACCACGCGAAAGAACTCGCCTTCAAGGCGCCCGAGGAGCCGCTGGTGTTTCTCAAGAGCGAGAGCACCCTGACGGGCAACCGCAGCTTCACACGCCGCCCTGCCGGCGTGCAGTTCATGCACTACGAATGCGAGCTCACGGTGGTGGTCGGCCGCACCGCCAGGAAGGTGAAGCGCGACGACGCCTATGACTTCATCGCGGGCTACACGGTCGCCAACGACTACGCAATCCGCGACTACCTGGAAAACTGGTACCGCCCGAATCTGCGCGTGAAAAACCGCGACGCCTGCACGCCGCTGGGCCCGTGGCGCGTCGATGCGGCCGACATCGCCAATCCGATGGCGCTGGCGCTGCAGACCACGGTGAACGGCCTGGTCACGCAGTCGGGCAACACGCAGGGCATGATCTTCGACGTGCCGTTTCTCATCGAGTACTTCAGCAGCTTCATGACGCTGCAGCCCGGCGACCTGATCCTCACGGGCACGCCCGATGGCGTGGTCGACTGCCTCCCGGGCGACGTCATCGTCACGGAAATCGAAGGCATTGGCGCATTGACGAACACCATCGAACAAGGACCCGCATGA
- the hpaE gene encoding 5-carboxymethyl-2-hydroxymuconate semialdehyde dehydrogenase, whose translation MRVEHLINGQPVTGKDYFETVNPATQDVLAEVAAGGEAEVHAAVAAAKAAFPKWAGLPAPERARLVRKLGDLIAAHVPEIAQTETNDCGQVIAQTGKQLIPRAADNFYYFAEMCTRVDGHTYPTATHLNYTLFHPSGVCALISPWNVPFMTATWKVAPCLAFGNTAVLKMSELSPLTAARLGELALQAGIPAGVLNIVHGTGREAGEPLCTHPDVRAISFTGSTVTGNRIVQAAGLKKFSMELGGKSPFVIFDDADLERALDAAVFMIFSNNGERCTAGSRILVQQSIYADFAAKFAARAQRITVGDPLDEKTIVGPMISKGHLAKVRSYIELGSREGATLLCGGLGAPELPERVKGGNYVLPTVFADVDNRMRIAQEEIFGPVACLIPFKDEADAIAKANDIQYGLSSYVWTENLGRAHRVAASIEAGMCFVNSQNVRDLRQPFGGTKASGTGREGGTWSYEVFCEPKNVAISLGSHHIPHWGA comes from the coding sequence ATGAGAGTCGAGCACCTGATCAACGGCCAGCCGGTCACCGGCAAGGATTATTTCGAGACCGTGAATCCGGCCACGCAGGACGTGCTGGCCGAAGTCGCCGCAGGCGGCGAAGCCGAGGTCCACGCGGCCGTGGCCGCAGCCAAGGCGGCCTTCCCGAAATGGGCCGGCCTGCCCGCGCCCGAGCGCGCCCGGCTGGTGCGCAAGCTCGGCGACCTGATCGCCGCGCATGTGCCCGAGATCGCGCAGACAGAGACCAACGACTGCGGCCAGGTGATTGCGCAGACCGGCAAGCAGCTGATTCCGCGCGCGGCCGACAACTTCTACTACTTCGCCGAGATGTGCACGCGGGTCGATGGCCACACCTACCCGACGGCTACGCACCTGAACTACACGCTGTTCCACCCGAGCGGCGTGTGTGCGCTGATCTCGCCGTGGAACGTGCCGTTCATGACGGCGACCTGGAAGGTTGCGCCCTGTCTGGCCTTCGGCAACACGGCGGTGCTCAAGATGAGCGAGCTCTCGCCGCTCACGGCCGCGCGCCTGGGCGAGCTGGCGCTGCAGGCCGGCATTCCCGCGGGCGTGCTCAACATCGTGCACGGCACCGGCCGCGAGGCCGGCGAGCCGCTGTGCACGCACCCCGACGTGCGCGCCATCTCGTTCACCGGTTCCACCGTCACCGGCAACCGCATCGTGCAGGCCGCCGGCCTGAAGAAGTTCAGCATGGAGCTCGGCGGCAAGTCGCCATTCGTGATCTTCGACGACGCCGACCTGGAGCGCGCGCTCGATGCCGCCGTGTTCATGATCTTCTCCAACAACGGCGAGCGCTGCACGGCCGGCAGCCGCATCCTGGTGCAGCAATCGATCTATGCCGACTTTGCGGCGAAGTTCGCGGCGCGCGCCCAGCGCATCACCGTGGGCGACCCGCTGGATGAGAAGACCATCGTCGGCCCGATGATCTCAAAGGGCCATCTGGCGAAAGTGCGCAGCTATATCGAGCTGGGGTCCAGGGAAGGCGCCACGCTGCTGTGCGGTGGACTCGGCGCGCCGGAGTTGCCGGAGCGCGTCAAAGGAGGCAACTATGTGCTGCCCACCGTGTTCGCCGATGTGGACAACCGCATGCGCATCGCGCAGGAGGAAATCTTCGGCCCGGTGGCCTGCCTGATCCCGTTCAAGGACGAGGCCGATGCGATTGCGAAAGCCAACGACATTCAATACGGGCTGTCCAGCTACGTCTGGACCGAGAACCTGGGCCGCGCGCACCGCGTGGCCGCAAGCATCGAGGCCGGCATGTGCTTCGTCAACAGCCAGAACGTGCGTGACCTGCGCCAGCCGTTTGGCGGTACCAAGGCCTCGGGCACGGGTCGCGAGGGCGGCACCTGGAGCTACGAGGTGTTCTGCGAGCCGAAGAACGTGGCGATATCGCTGGGGAGCCACCACATCCCGCACTGGGGAGCCTGA
- the hpaD gene encoding 3,4-dihydroxyphenylacetate 2,3-dioxygenase: MGTLALAAKITHVPSMYLSEFPGPNFGCRDAAINGHKEIDRRCRALGVDTLVVFDVHWLVNSEYHINCAPSFKGTYTSNELPHFIKNMPYAYPGNPALGHLIADVANAMGVKSRAHSDTTLGLEYGTLVPMRYMNADQHYKVVSVSAWCDWHDLRESGRFGLAVRRAIEDKYDGTVAVFASGSLSHHFADNGRAPEFMHKVYDPFLEQVDQRVVELWKAGDWKTFCAMLPMYAEKCWGEGDMHDTAMLLGLLGWDQYRAPAEIITPYFGSSGTGQINAIFPVTPLA, translated from the coding sequence ATGGGAACCCTCGCACTGGCCGCCAAAATCACCCACGTGCCGTCGATGTACCTGTCGGAATTTCCCGGCCCGAACTTCGGCTGCCGCGACGCCGCCATCAACGGCCACAAGGAAATCGACCGGCGCTGTCGCGCGCTGGGCGTGGACACCCTGGTGGTGTTCGACGTGCATTGGCTCGTGAACAGCGAGTACCACATCAACTGTGCGCCCTCCTTCAAAGGCACCTACACCAGCAACGAGCTGCCGCACTTCATCAAGAACATGCCCTACGCCTACCCGGGCAATCCGGCGCTGGGCCACCTGATCGCCGATGTGGCCAACGCCATGGGCGTGAAAAGCCGCGCCCATTCGGACACCACTTTGGGACTCGAATACGGCACGCTGGTGCCGATGCGCTACATGAATGCCGACCAGCACTACAAGGTGGTCAGCGTCTCGGCCTGGTGCGACTGGCACGACCTGCGCGAGAGCGGGCGCTTCGGCCTGGCCGTGCGCCGTGCCATCGAAGACAAATACGACGGCACGGTGGCCGTATTCGCGAGCGGCTCGCTGTCGCACCACTTCGCCGACAACGGTCGCGCGCCCGAGTTCATGCACAAGGTCTACGACCCGTTCCTGGAGCAGGTGGACCAGCGTGTGGTCGAGTTGTGGAAGGCCGGCGACTGGAAAACCTTTTGCGCCATGCTGCCGATGTACGCCGAGAAATGCTGGGGCGAGGGCGACATGCACGACACCGCGATGCTGCTGGGCCTGCTGGGCTGGGACCAGTACCGCGCACCGGCGGAAATCATCACGCCCTACTTTGGCAGCTCGGGCACGGGGCAGATCAATGCGATCTTCCCGGTCACACCGCTGGCCTGA
- a CDS encoding 5-carboxymethyl-2-hydroxymuconate Delta-isomerase translates to MPHLVILYTANLDRDTDMAALCRSLADTMLAQQDEDGKPVFPPGGTRVLAYPAPHYAVADGGAAGRAAGTHTQGASGDAGDYAFAYLNLRMGRGRSDATKKRVGDALLARTKAHFDPIFGQRHLGVTLQIDEGAEVFDAKHSNLHPLFKK, encoded by the coding sequence ATGCCCCATCTGGTCATTCTCTACACTGCCAACCTCGACCGCGACACCGACATGGCGGCGCTGTGCCGCAGCCTGGCCGACACCATGCTCGCGCAGCAGGACGAGGACGGCAAGCCCGTCTTCCCGCCTGGTGGCACGCGCGTGCTGGCCTATCCGGCACCCCACTACGCGGTGGCCGACGGCGGCGCAGCGGGGCGTGCCGCGGGCACACACACCCAGGGCGCCAGCGGCGACGCGGGCGACTACGCCTTCGCCTACCTGAACCTGCGCATGGGCCGCGGCCGCTCGGATGCTACAAAAAAGAGAGTGGGCGACGCATTGCTGGCGCGGACCAAGGCCCATTTTGATCCGATTTTCGGGCAGCGACACCTGGGCGTGACGCTGCAGATCGACGAAGGCGCCGAGGTGTTCGATGCCAAGCACAGCAACCTGCACCCCCTGTTCAAGAAATGA
- the hpaH gene encoding 2-oxo-hept-4-ene-1,7-dioate hydratase, with translation MFDASLIQKLAAELHQSEKARVQVEHFSKRYPGMTIEDGYAVSRAWVEIKLAEGRVIKGHKIGLTSRAMQLSSQITEPDYGTLLDDMFFPEGSDIPFTRFIAPRIEVELAFVLGKRLRGPNVTIFDVLAATDYVVPAIEIIDARIEQFDRHTKVMRKVFDTISDNAANAGIITGGRPVKPDALDLRWVSALLYKNGVIEESGVAAAVLNHPANGVAWLANKLGAWGESLDAGEVVLGGSFTRPTPALPGDTFHADYGPLGSIAFRFA, from the coding sequence ATGTTTGACGCCTCGCTGATCCAGAAGCTCGCCGCCGAACTGCACCAGAGCGAGAAAGCCCGCGTGCAGGTCGAGCATTTTTCCAAACGCTACCCCGGCATGACGATCGAAGACGGCTACGCGGTCTCGCGCGCCTGGGTCGAGATCAAGCTGGCCGAGGGCCGCGTGATCAAGGGGCACAAGATCGGCCTGACCTCGCGCGCCATGCAGCTGTCCAGCCAGATCACCGAGCCCGACTACGGCACGCTGCTCGACGACATGTTCTTTCCCGAGGGCAGCGACATCCCGTTCACGCGCTTCATCGCGCCGCGCATCGAGGTCGAACTCGCCTTCGTCCTCGGCAAGCGGCTGCGCGGCCCGAACGTGACGATTTTCGACGTGCTGGCCGCGACCGACTATGTGGTGCCGGCGATCGAGATCATCGATGCACGCATCGAGCAGTTCGACCGCCACACCAAGGTGATGCGCAAGGTCTTCGACACCATCTCCGACAACGCCGCCAACGCCGGCATCATCACCGGCGGGCGGCCGGTCAAGCCCGACGCGCTGGACCTGCGCTGGGTCAGCGCGCTGCTCTACAAAAATGGCGTGATCGAGGAGTCGGGTGTGGCCGCCGCCGTGCTGAACCACCCGGCCAACGGCGTGGCCTGGCTGGCCAACAAGCTGGGCGCCTGGGGCGAGTCGCTGGACGCCGGCGAAGTGGTGCTCGGCGGCTCCTTCACGCGGCCGACGCCGGCACTGCCGGGCGACACCTTTCACGCCGACTATGGTCCACTGGGCTCCATCGCCTTTCGTTTTGCCTAA
- the hpaI gene encoding 4-hydroxy-2-oxoheptanedioate aldolase, translated as MQTPVNPFKKALADKRAQIGLWLGLADPYSTELCAGAGFDWLLVDGEHAPNDLRSILAQLQAIAAYPSHPIARVPMGHGHVGEALIKQYLDLGVQTLLVPMVDTPEQAATLVRATRYPPQGIRGMGGARASRWGRYPAYAHEANAQTCLLVQAETQTALTHLDAIAATEGVDGIFIGPADLSASLGHVANPGHPEVQAAIEDAIRRITRAGKAAGILTPDEAQARYYLALGATFVAVGLDTNLLARHTSALAARFKTGTSAPAAGQTY; from the coding sequence ATGCAAACACCTGTGAATCCCTTCAAGAAGGCCCTGGCCGACAAGCGCGCCCAGATCGGCCTGTGGCTGGGCCTGGCCGACCCTTACAGCACCGAGCTGTGCGCGGGCGCCGGCTTCGACTGGCTGCTGGTCGATGGCGAGCACGCACCCAACGACCTGCGCAGCATCCTCGCGCAGCTGCAGGCGATCGCCGCCTATCCGTCGCACCCGATCGCGCGCGTGCCGATGGGGCACGGCCATGTCGGCGAGGCGCTGATCAAGCAGTACCTGGACCTCGGCGTGCAAACCCTGCTGGTGCCCATGGTCGACACGCCCGAGCAGGCCGCCACGCTGGTGCGCGCCACGCGCTACCCGCCGCAGGGCATCCGCGGCATGGGCGGCGCACGCGCCTCGCGCTGGGGCCGCTACCCGGCCTACGCGCACGAGGCCAACGCCCAGACCTGCCTGCTGGTGCAGGCCGAGACCCAAACCGCGCTCACCCACCTGGACGCGATCGCGGCGACCGAGGGCGTGGACGGCATCTTCATCGGCCCGGCCGACCTCTCGGCCTCGCTCGGCCATGTGGCCAACCCCGGCCATCCCGAGGTTCAGGCAGCGATCGAAGACGCGATCCGGCGCATCACCCGGGCCGGCAAGGCCGCCGGCATCCTGACGCCGGACGAGGCCCAGGCACGCTACTACCTGGCGCTCGGCGCGACGTTCGTGGCCGTGGGGCTGGACACCAACCTGCTGGCCCGCCACACCAGCGCGCTGGCGGCGCGCTTCAAGACCGGAACATCCGCCCCCGCGGCGGGCCAGACCTACTGA
- a CDS encoding class II aldolase/adducin family protein yields MNAVLKPTLHPDERRARVELAACYRVFAMLGWTEMIYNHITVRLPDSVTGGQKQFLINPFGLHYSEVTASNLLKIDLKGNKLDDGPWPVNPAGFTVHAAIHGALPDAHCVMHTHTTSGVAVACTQGGLAQNNFYSAQLDNLVAYHDFEGITIHADETPRLLKNIGDKPLLILRNHGLLAWAPTLPLAFVRLWTLQRACDIQMAQAALGPAIAVPEAVARKTTHDSFQFDAQFGAGQDVFDALVRQVDRIDTSYQN; encoded by the coding sequence ATGAACGCCGTACTCAAGCCCACCCTGCACCCCGACGAGCGCCGCGCCCGCGTCGAACTGGCCGCCTGCTACCGCGTCTTTGCCATGCTGGGCTGGACCGAGATGATCTACAACCACATCACGGTGCGCCTGCCCGACAGCGTCACGGGCGGCCAGAAACAGTTTTTGATCAATCCGTTCGGCCTGCATTACAGCGAGGTCACCGCAAGCAACCTGCTCAAAATCGACCTGAAGGGCAACAAGCTCGACGACGGCCCCTGGCCGGTGAACCCCGCGGGCTTCACCGTGCACGCCGCCATCCACGGCGCCCTGCCCGACGCACACTGCGTGATGCACACGCACACCACCTCCGGCGTGGCCGTGGCCTGCACCCAGGGCGGCCTGGCGCAGAACAACTTTTATTCGGCGCAGCTCGACAATCTGGTGGCCTACCACGACTTCGAGGGCATCACCATCCACGCCGACGAGACGCCGCGCCTGCTCAAGAACATCGGCGACAAGCCCTTGTTGATCCTGCGCAACCACGGCCTGCTGGCCTGGGCCCCGACCTTGCCGCTGGCCTTCGTGCGGCTGTGGACGCTGCAGCGCGCCTGCGATATCCAGATGGCGCAGGCCGCGCTCGGGCCCGCGATCGCCGTGCCCGAGGCTGTGGCGCGCAAGACCACGCACGACTCGTTCCAGTTCGACGCCCAGTTCGGCGCCGGCCAGGACGTGTTCGATGCGCTGGTGCGGCAGGTTGACCGGATTGACACTAGCTATCAAAACTAG
- a CDS encoding 2-dehydropantoate 2-reductase codes for MTEKVISKACIYGAGAIGGWIGAGLAGAGCRLSVVARGATLQALQQHGLRVQRGDAVTATPVQASSDPFDLGVQDLVVIAVKAPALLDVARQIGPLIGRDTIVLTAMNGVPWWFLQGFGGAYAGTRLQAVDATGEIAQAIPASHVVGCVVHASCSLNAPGFVNHRFGNTLIVGEPSGAVTARVQQLAALLQRAGIDTVIAEQIQKDTWYKLWGNMTVNPISLLTGATTDLIMGDELVRNFISSVMLEAREIGARIGVPIAERPEDRHAVTMKLGAFKTSMLQDVEAGRAVELDALVTVVRELGQITGVATPYTDALLGLARLRARGLGLY; via the coding sequence ATGACTGAAAAAGTAATTTCCAAAGCATGCATCTACGGCGCCGGCGCCATCGGCGGCTGGATCGGCGCCGGCCTGGCCGGCGCCGGCTGCCGCCTCAGCGTGGTGGCGCGCGGTGCAACGCTGCAGGCACTCCAGCAGCACGGACTGCGCGTGCAGCGCGGCGACGCCGTGACGGCCACACCGGTGCAGGCGAGCAGCGACCCGTTTGATCTCGGTGTGCAGGACCTCGTGGTCATCGCCGTCAAGGCGCCGGCGCTGCTCGATGTGGCGCGCCAGATCGGCCCCTTGATCGGCCGCGACACCATCGTGCTGACCGCCATGAACGGCGTGCCGTGGTGGTTTTTGCAGGGCTTTGGCGGCGCGTATGCCGGCACGCGGCTGCAGGCGGTGGACGCCACCGGCGAGATCGCCCAGGCCATTCCCGCCAGTCACGTGGTCGGCTGCGTGGTGCACGCCAGCTGCTCGCTGAACGCGCCGGGCTTTGTGAACCACCGCTTCGGCAACACGCTGATCGTGGGTGAGCCCTCCGGCGCTGTGACCGCGCGCGTGCAACAGCTCGCCGCGCTGCTGCAGCGGGCCGGCATCGACACCGTGATTGCCGAGCAGATCCAGAAGGACACCTGGTACAAGCTGTGGGGCAACATGACGGTGAACCCGATCAGCCTGCTCACCGGCGCCACCACCGACCTGATCATGGGCGACGAGCTGGTGCGCAACTTCATCTCCAGCGTCATGCTGGAAGCGCGCGAGATCGGCGCGCGCATCGGCGTGCCGATCGCCGAGCGGCCCGAAGACCGGCACGCGGTGACGATGAAGCTGGGAGCGTTCAAGACCTCGATGCTGCAGGACGTGGAGGCGGGCCGCGCGGTGGAGCTCGATGCGCTGGTTACTGTGGTGCGCGAGCTGGGGCAGATCACTGGTGTCGCCACGCCGTACACCGATGCGCTGCTGGGGCTGGCGCGGCTGCGGGCGCGGGGGCTGGGGTTGTATTGA
- the lplT gene encoding lysophospholipid transporter LplT: MKRGFYTIMSAQFFSSLADNALFVAAVELIRTGGGAEWQRAALVPMFALFYVILAPFVGAFADAQPKGKVMFISNAIKMLGCLLMLVGTHPLMAYAVVGLGAASYSPAKYGILTELLPASQLVKANGWIEGLTIASIILGVLLGGQLVGHPVSSMLLSFDFPYIKTGINTPPQAAILVLIFVYALAAWFNLRIPLTGVEMRPMSRTYLELVPDFLSCNSRLWRDKLGQISLATTTLFWGVSGNLKYIVLAWSALALGYSTTQASSLVGVVAIGTAVGAVVASMRMRLDTATRVIPMGIAMGVLVILMNYIHNVWVAAPFLILLGGLGGFLVVPMNALLQHRGHNLMGAGRSIAVQNFNEQACILILGAFYSLSTGLGLSAFGAITTFGVVVAFMMWMIRRWYKHNCIKYRDEIEHLLAIARNDNLHG; this comes from the coding sequence ATGAAGCGCGGCTTTTACACCATCATGTCGGCCCAGTTTTTCAGTTCGCTGGCTGACAACGCGTTGTTCGTGGCCGCCGTGGAACTGATCCGCACCGGCGGTGGCGCCGAATGGCAACGCGCCGCCCTGGTGCCGATGTTCGCGCTGTTCTATGTGATCCTCGCGCCCTTCGTCGGCGCCTTTGCCGACGCGCAGCCCAAGGGCAAGGTCATGTTCATCAGCAACGCCATCAAGATGCTGGGCTGCCTGCTGATGCTGGTGGGCACGCACCCGCTGATGGCTTACGCGGTGGTGGGGCTGGGCGCCGCGTCCTACTCGCCGGCCAAGTACGGCATCCTGACCGAACTGCTGCCAGCCTCGCAACTGGTCAAGGCCAACGGCTGGATCGAGGGGCTGACGATTGCCTCCATCATTTTGGGCGTGCTGCTCGGCGGGCAACTGGTGGGGCATCCGGTCTCGAGCATGTTGCTGTCGTTCGATTTCCCGTACATCAAGACCGGTATCAACACGCCGCCGCAGGCCGCCATCCTGGTGCTGATCTTTGTGTATGCGCTGGCGGCCTGGTTCAACTTGCGCATCCCGCTGACCGGTGTGGAAATGCGACCCATGTCGCGCACTTATCTGGAACTGGTGCCCGACTTCCTGAGCTGCAACTCGCGCCTGTGGCGTGACAAGCTGGGCCAGATCTCGCTGGCCACCACCACGCTGTTCTGGGGCGTGAGCGGCAACCTGAAATACATCGTGCTGGCCTGGAGCGCGCTGGCGCTGGGCTACAGCACCACGCAGGCGTCCTCGCTGGTCGGCGTGGTGGCGATCGGCACCGCCGTCGGGGCCGTCGTGGCCTCCATGCGCATGCGGCTCGATACCGCCACCCGCGTGATCCCGATGGGCATTGCCATGGGCGTGCTGGTGATTCTGATGAACTACATCCACAACGTCTGGGTCGCCGCGCCGTTCCTGATCCTGCTGGGCGGCCTGGGCGGCTTCCTGGTCGTGCCCATGAACGCGCTCTTGCAGCACCGCGGCCACAACCTGATGGGCGCGGGCCGCTCCATCGCGGTGCAGAACTTCAACGAGCAGGCCTGCATCCTGATCCTGGGCGCGTTCTACAGCCTCTCGACCGGCCTGGGCCTGTCGGCCTTTGGCGCCATCACCACCTTTGGCGTGGTGGTCGCGTTCATGATGTGGATGATCCGGCGCTGGTACAAGCACAACTGCATCAAATACCGCGACGAGATCGAGCATCTGCTCGCCATCGCGCGCAACGACAACCTGCACGGATGA
- a CDS encoding DMT family transporter: MSASGSKGALLAAAALMVNAFVWGVSWWPFRQLESHGVHPLWATAIIYVVSLGCLLAVRPRAWRGLLQYPLLGLLMVASGLTNVGFNWAVTVGDVVRVVLLFYLMPLWAVLLAWLLLGEKPTAISLSRMLLALVGVVIVLKTGDSAWPVPESAADWLALMGGFSFALTNILLRKLRHTPAESRVLAMFGGGALMATSAACLGLARGVVALPPAPALSWLVYAVALSLAFLIGNLALQYGAARLSSHGTALIMLSEVVFASASSVALGAAELTGRTLAGGGLILLAALWSALACDKPAPSVRRRAG, from the coding sequence ATGAGCGCCAGCGGTTCCAAAGGCGCGCTGCTGGCCGCCGCTGCCTTGATGGTGAACGCCTTTGTCTGGGGCGTGTCATGGTGGCCGTTTCGCCAGCTCGAGAGCCACGGCGTGCATCCGCTGTGGGCCACCGCCATCATTTACGTCGTCTCGCTGGGCTGCCTGCTGGCGGTGCGGCCGCGGGCCTGGCGCGGCCTGTTGCAGTACCCCCTGCTGGGGCTGCTGATGGTCGCCTCGGGCCTGACCAACGTCGGCTTCAACTGGGCCGTGACCGTGGGCGACGTGGTGCGCGTGGTGCTGCTGTTTTACCTGATGCCGCTGTGGGCGGTGCTGCTGGCCTGGCTGCTGCTGGGCGAAAAGCCCACTGCGATCTCGCTGTCGCGCATGCTGCTGGCGCTGGTCGGCGTGGTGATCGTGCTCAAGACGGGCGACTCGGCCTGGCCGGTGCCCGAGAGCGCGGCCGACTGGCTCGCCCTGATGGGCGGCTTCAGCTTCGCACTCACCAACATCCTGCTGCGCAAACTCCGCCACACACCGGCCGAGTCGCGCGTGCTGGCCATGTTTGGCGGCGGCGCGCTGATGGCCACCTCGGCGGCCTGCCTCGGCCTGGCACGCGGTGTGGTGGCGCTGCCGCCGGCGCCGGCGCTCTCGTGGCTGGTGTATGCGGTGGCGCTGAGCCTGGCGTTTCTGATCGGCAACCTGGCGCTGCAATATGGCGCCGCGCGGCTCAGCTCGCACGGCACCGCGCTGATCATGCTCTCGGAAGTGGTATTTGCCAGTGCCTCATCGGTCGCACTGGGCGCAGCCGAATTGACCGGCCGCACCCTGGCTGGCGGGGGCCTGATTCTGCTCGCGGCCCTGTGGTCGGCCCTGGCCTGCGACAAGCCCGCGCCGTCGGTGCGCCGGCGCGCAGGCTAG
- a CDS encoding response regulator transcription factor, whose translation MSMPQPLALVGFPPNELSAFNALFRLAARSGPGYVMVEQVQQAHIVVVNADDIDAVRRLWSSQPTARVLLIGQSDAGTGWPVQPRPIQLLAVLEAVRSLGAPAPAQHSRPAGFAPTMPFEPSTRPAAAYDGEALPGRTSDLRPAFAATEPFAPLEMPRAAPDSSGFQPTQPYVPGDELLATPAAGVPAAAPADAIDPASIALWREARRVNSPSAPVAAEPPPVPAAPVATPFVPAPPVPARAEVRQPAAERIDPAMSASPWGDDVLVVDGGDLSRRTLERHLQQHGFRADPVRSGAEAARQLATRSYRLVFVNEPVADMSVYQACRTVRRQKNANGTRPAVLLVLSNHSGWWDRLRARLAGCDACLVRPFDEVVLGGVMARFAAPRNKA comes from the coding sequence ATGAGCATGCCCCAGCCCCTTGCCCTGGTCGGTTTTCCGCCCAATGAGCTTTCGGCCTTCAATGCGCTGTTCCGGCTGGCCGCACGCTCCGGGCCGGGCTATGTCATGGTCGAGCAGGTGCAGCAGGCCCACATCGTCGTGGTGAACGCCGACGATATCGATGCGGTGCGCCGGTTGTGGAGCAGCCAGCCCACCGCCCGCGTGCTGCTGATCGGCCAGTCCGATGCCGGCACGGGCTGGCCCGTGCAGCCGCGGCCCATTCAGCTGCTGGCAGTGCTCGAGGCGGTGCGCTCGCTCGGCGCGCCCGCGCCGGCGCAGCACAGCCGCCCCGCCGGGTTTGCCCCCACCATGCCGTTCGAGCCGTCGACGAGGCCCGCTGCCGCGTACGATGGCGAGGCGCTGCCGGGCCGGACCTCTGACCTGCGTCCCGCCTTTGCCGCCACCGAGCCGTTTGCGCCGCTGGAGATGCCGCGTGCCGCGCCGGACTCGAGCGGCTTTCAGCCGACCCAGCCCTATGTGCCGGGCGACGAACTGCTGGCCACGCCCGCAGCCGGCGTCCCTGCCGCGGCGCCTGCCGACGCGATCGATCCCGCGAGCATCGCGCTGTGGCGTGAAGCCCGGCGCGTGAATTCCCCTTCAGCTCCCGTCGCCGCCGAGCCCCCGCCCGTGCCGGCAGCGCCGGTCGCGACTCCGTTCGTGCCCGCCCCGCCAGTACCGGCTCGCGCTGAAGTCCGCCAGCCTGCGGCGGAACGGATCGACCCTGCCATGTCGGCGTCACCCTGGGGCGACGATGTGCTGGTGGTCGACGGAGGCGATCTTTCCCGGCGCACCCTGGAGCGGCATTTGCAGCAGCATGGCTTTCGTGCCGATCCGGTGCGCAGCGGGGCCGAGGCCGCGCGGCAGCTCGCGACGCGTTCGTACCGGCTGGTGTTCGTGAACGAGCCGGTGGCCGACATGAGTGTGTATCAAGCCTGCCGCACCGTGCGCCGGCAAAAAAACGCCAACGGCACCCGGCCCGCGGTCCTGCTGGTGCTGTCGAACCACAGCGGCTGGTGGGACCGGCTGCGCGCACGGCTGGCCGGCTGCGATGCCTGCCTGGTCCGCCCGTTCGACGAGGTCGTGCTGGGCGGCGTGATGGCGCGCTTTGCCGCGCCTCGAAACAAAGCCTAG